The following are from one region of the Papaver somniferum cultivar HN1 unplaced genomic scaffold, ASM357369v1 unplaced-scaffold_132, whole genome shotgun sequence genome:
- the LOC113333055 gene encoding protein NRT1/ PTR FAMILY 4.3-like, whose protein sequence is MEENKGGFEAGYKSLNKMGDRKGGFRATMFIYVLIALENMGFVANMVSMVLYFLFVMHFDLAGSANTLTNFIGSTYLLCLFAGFISDTYLTRFNTCLVFGVIEILALAMVTIQAHYKELQPDAMMPMQACSGSTCLKGGNAAMFYVSLCLLALGAGGMRGTVPALGGDQFNQKDPNERKSLASYFNWLLLSTTFGATIGVTVIVWVSMNKDWDLGFFIATIAAIVGYVFLALGKPYYRIQTPGDSPILRIIQVIVVAFKNRKLEVPENSEELYEPVSTSTEAATTTASTTVASCIDEEKITHTDQFRFLDKAAILRQDCSTSPTVDPWKVCTITQVEQVKILTRMLPIIASTILVNTCLAQLQTFSVQQGNSMNLHLGPSFKIPAASIPVIPLLFLTILIPIYEFLFVPFARKITKHPAGITQLQRVGVGLFLSAISMGVAGIVEVKRKNQAIKDPTKPISLFWLSFQYAIFGIADMFTLVGLLEFFYKEAPSGMRSLSTSFTYLSQSVGYFLSSVFVDLINTTTSRVTKSKRGWLDGQDLNKNNLNLFYWFLAILSFLNFANYLFWASWYKYKASNDEHMVDSDIDVHDNPAFELSSSKQKALNRSNSGSPYFINQQRDQDISPQPNGAKYIEK, encoded by the exons ATG GAAGAAAACAAAGGAGGTTTCGAAGCAGGATATAAGTCTCTTAACAAAATGGGTGACCGAAAAGGCGGTTTTCGAGCTACAATGTTCATATATG TCTTGATTGCTCTTGAGAATATGGGATTTGTTGCTAACATGGTGAGCATGGTACTGTACTTCCTGTTTGTAATGCACTTCGATTTGGCCGGTTCAGCAAATACCCTCACAAATTTCATCGGTTCGACTTATTTGCTCTGTCTCTTCGCCGGTTTCATCTCCGACACTTACTTGACTAGATTCAATACATGCCTTGTATTCGGAGTGATCGAAATTCTG GCATTGGCAATGGTGACAATTCAAGCTCATTATAAAGAATTACAGCCGGATGCAATGATGCCAATGCAAGCTTGCAGCGGTTCGACTTGTCTAAAAGGCGGTAACGCGGCGATGTTCTACGTGTCTCTGTGTTTGCTGGCACTGGGTGCAGGTGGAATGAGAGGAACTGTACCGGCACTTGGTGGTGACCAATTCAATCAAAAGGATCCAAATGAAAGGAAGTCTCTTGCCAGCTATTTCAATTGGCTTTTACTGAGTACAACCTTTGGAGCTACTATTGGCGTGACTGTAATTGTGTGGGTCAGCATGAATAAAGATTGGGACTTGGGCTTCTTCATTGCCACAATTGCTGCTATCGTGGGTTACGTCTTTCTGGCTCTCGGAAAACCTTACTATCGCATACAAACACCAGGGGACAGCCCAATCTTGAGGATTATACAG GTTATTGTTGTGGCTTTTAAAAATCGGAAATTGGAGGTACCAGAAAATTCCGAAGAATTGTATGAGCCAGTCAGCACAAGtactgaagcagcaacaactaCAGCATCTACAACAGTAGCTAGTTGCATTGATGAGGAAAAAATCACACATACTGACCAGTTCAG GTTTCTAGACAAAGCTGCAATTCTTCGCCAAGATTGCTCAACATCACCAACTGTGGATCCATGGAAAGTCTGTACAATTACCCAAGTTGAACAAGTAAAAATCCTAACCAGAATGTTACCAATCATAGCTAGCACCATCCTAGTAAATACATGTCTAGCCCAACTTCAGACCTTCTCAGTTCAACAGGGTAACAGCATGAACCTTCACCTAGGACCTTCTTTCAAAATCCCTGCAGCTTCAATACCAGTCATCCCTCTTCTCTTCTTAACCATTCTCATACccatctatgaattccttttcgtcCCCTTTGCAAGAAAGATTACTAAACACCCTGCTGGCATAACTCAACTTCAACGTGTCGGAGTCGGGCTATTTCTCTCGGCCATCTCAATGGGTGTAGCAGGTATTGTAGAGGTAAAAAGAAAGAACCAAGCCATCAAAGACCCAACCAAACCCATTAGCCTTTTCTGGTTGTCCTTCCAATACGCCATTTTCGGTATCGCCGATATGTTTACGTTGGTGGGTCTGTTGGAATTCTTTTATAAGGAAGCTCCGTCAGGGATGAGATCACTTTCAACTTCATTCACATACTTGTCTCAATCCGTGGGTTACTTCTTGAGCAGTGTTTTTGTTGATCTCATCAACACTACAACATCTAGAGTTACTAAAAGCAAAAGAGGATGGTTAGATGGTCAAGACTTGAACAAAAACAACTTGAACCTGTTCTATTGGTTCTTAGCTATCCTTAGTTTCCTAAACTTTGCAAACTATCTGTTTTGGGCTTCGTGGTACAAGTATAAAGCTAGCAATGATGAACATATGGTTGATAGTGATATTGATGTTCATGATAATCCTGCTTTTGAACTCTCTAGTAGTAAACAGAAAGCTCTTAACAGAAGCAATAGTGGATCACCTTATTTCATCAACCAGCAGCGTGATCAAGACATTTCTCCTCAACCAAATGGAGCTAAATATATAGAAAAATAA
- the LOC113332860 gene encoding GPI ethanolamine phosphate transferase 3-like yields MEGFPPYILDDVDAMVRAAPEIEKGWNHDYSLLLHSFNSYIIIGTARTVDCFGMHNRRWCITRFGQLEVKTKNGIGVFTADPLPVTQWSLFAVCLFSSTGHWCAFDGLRYGAAFIGMSALILEFYAIYCYIYHYIAGLDAEYDSSLILDSFFKFDEFNLIRQAILLTIDAFGVSLILPILGLPLLVVLQYPYSQATGRTQGRGIFFVKLSQVFLMYGLITSITTMLTVICVTIQRRHLMVWGFFAPKFVFDAVGLLLTDVIICLISLYYFCRVEDGTKQIRISNSSSKKMSN; encoded by the exons atggaaggATTTCCACCATATATCCTTGATGATGTCGATGCTATGGTTAGAGCTGCTCCAGAGATCGAAAAAGGCTGGAACCATGATTATTCGTTGCTCCTCCATTCG TTCAACAGTTATATTATTATTGGGACGGCAAGGACCGTTGATTGCTTTGGCATGCATAACCGGAG GTGGTGCATAACAAGATTTGGACAATTGGAGGTAAAGACCAAGAATGGCATTGGAGTATTTACTGCTGATCCTCTTCCAGTAACCCAGTGGAGCCTTTTTGCTGTATGTCTATTTTCTTCTACTGGTCATTG GTGTGCCTTTGATGGTCTCCGATATGGTGCTGCATTTATTGG GATGAGTGCTCTTATCCTTGAATTTTATGCAATATATTGTTATATTTACCACTATATAGCAGGTTTAGATGCAGAATATGATAGTAGTTTAATTTTGGATTCATTTTTCAAGTTTGATGAGTTCAACCTAATTCGCCAAGCTATCCTTCTTACAATTGATGCATTTGGTGTTTCTCTCATCCTTCCTATTCTCGGCCTTCCATTACTTGTTGTCCTTCAGTATCCATATTCACAGGCTACTGGGAGGACCCAAGGAAGGGGGATCTTTTTTGTGAAATTATCTCAG GTGTTTCTTATGTATGGACTCATTACTTCAATAACAACCATGCTCACAGTAATATGTGTGACGATACAGAGAAGGCATTTGATG GTATGGGGATTCTTTGCTCCGAAATTTGTGTTTGATGCGGTCGGCCTACTCCTTACCGATGTCATAATCTGTTTGATATCTCTTTATTACTTTTGTCGAGTTGAAGATGGCACCAAGCAGATCAGGATATCAAATAGCTCGAGTAAAAAGATGAGCAATTGA